One segment of Mycolicibacterium baixiangningiae DNA contains the following:
- a CDS encoding acyl-CoA synthetase: MNLFALLDQAAARFGDRGAVYHGERQVWTWAQLRERALRLAGELRGEPGARIAVASENRPEIVELMFGIWAAECVYVPINYKLHPREMADIVADSGATQVFASPMIAAQLDIGIPVETIGAESYAQRCRAEPVAPPDTDPAALAWLFYTSGTTGRSKGAMLSHRNLMAMTVSHLADFDAPEENCSLVHGAPMSHGSGLYIPPYVLRGARQVIPESGAFEPAEFLDLCEHHPGCSAFLAPTMVQRLVATGRPRPRNLRTVVYGGGPMYVDSLKKAMAAFGPIFTQLYGQGEAPMTITGLRRADHLDADDAVLGSVGYARSGVAVAVVREDGTAATTGEIGEIVCRGDVVMSGYWNNPDATATTLRNGWLHTGDMGSFDERGYLTLRDRSKDVVISGGSNIYPREVEEVLIEHPGVTEACVVGAPDEEWGEVVVAFIVGTADPAALDAHLLARIARFKRPKRYAFVDELPKNSYGKVLKRALRAQLMR; the protein is encoded by the coding sequence GTGAATCTGTTTGCCCTGCTCGACCAGGCCGCCGCGCGGTTCGGCGACCGGGGTGCGGTGTATCACGGTGAGCGGCAGGTGTGGACGTGGGCGCAGCTGCGGGAGCGCGCACTGCGCTTGGCCGGCGAGCTCCGCGGTGAGCCGGGGGCGCGGATCGCCGTCGCGTCGGAGAACCGGCCGGAGATCGTGGAGCTGATGTTCGGGATCTGGGCCGCGGAGTGCGTCTACGTTCCGATCAACTACAAGCTGCACCCGCGCGAGATGGCCGACATCGTCGCCGATTCGGGGGCGACGCAGGTGTTCGCATCCCCGATGATCGCCGCACAACTCGACATCGGAATACCCGTCGAGACGATCGGCGCCGAATCGTATGCCCAGCGGTGTCGCGCCGAACCCGTCGCGCCACCGGATACCGATCCGGCCGCCCTGGCGTGGTTGTTCTACACCAGCGGCACCACCGGCCGCTCCAAGGGTGCCATGCTGTCGCACCGCAACCTGATGGCGATGACCGTCTCTCACCTCGCGGATTTCGATGCGCCCGAAGAGAATTGCAGCCTCGTCCACGGGGCGCCCATGTCTCATGGCTCGGGTCTCTACATCCCGCCGTACGTGCTGCGCGGCGCCCGCCAGGTGATTCCCGAGTCGGGTGCGTTCGAGCCCGCGGAGTTCCTCGATCTGTGTGAGCACCATCCGGGCTGCAGCGCGTTTCTCGCGCCGACGATGGTGCAGCGCCTCGTCGCGACCGGCCGCCCCCGTCCGCGCAACCTGCGCACCGTGGTCTACGGCGGCGGGCCGATGTACGTCGACAGCCTCAAGAAGGCGATGGCGGCGTTCGGCCCGATCTTCACCCAGCTCTATGGCCAGGGCGAGGCGCCGATGACGATCACCGGCCTGCGCCGGGCCGACCATCTCGACGCCGACGACGCCGTCCTCGGTTCGGTGGGTTACGCCCGCTCCGGGGTGGCCGTGGCGGTGGTGCGTGAGGACGGCACGGCGGCCACGACAGGTGAGATCGGCGAGATCGTCTGCCGCGGTGACGTCGTGATGTCGGGGTATTGGAACAACCCCGACGCCACCGCGACGACACTGCGCAACGGCTGGCTGCACACCGGTGACATGGGATCGTTCGACGAGCGCGGATACCTCACGCTGCGCGACCGGTCGAAGGACGTGGTGATCAGCGGCGGCAGCAACATCTACCCCCGTGAGGTCGAGGAGGTGCTCATCGAGCACCCGGGCGTGACGGAGGCGTGTGTGGTCGGGGCGCCGGACGAGGAGTGGGGTGAGGTCGTCGTCGCGTTCATCGTCGGGACGGCGGATCCGGCGGCCCTCGACGCGCACCTGCTGGCCCGCATCGCCCGGTTCAAGCGGCCCAAGCGATACGCGTTCGTCGACGAGCTACCGAAGAACAGCTACGGCAAGGTGCTCAAGCGGGCGTTGCGCGCGCAGCTGATGCGTTGA
- a CDS encoding SDR family NAD(P)-dependent oxidoreductase encodes MQVAIVTGASSGIGFGCATTLAEAGMAVLGTGRDEERLAELRTAIGDPERVATLAVDLTADDAPQRVVAAAVERWGHIDFLVNNAGVGSPKPLHETDDESLDYFLGLMLRAPFRLARDVIPHMGPGSAIINVTSTFAVVGGLRGGAYSAAKGGLTALTTHIACQYGPQGIRCNAVAPGVTLTPMVAHRLEDERFRKINTEMTPYPRLGTVEDLAATVAFLCSDGGSFINGQTIVVDGGWSSTKYLSDFALSSEWVART; translated from the coding sequence ATGCAGGTCGCGATTGTCACGGGAGCCAGCAGCGGTATCGGATTCGGCTGCGCCACCACGCTTGCCGAGGCCGGGATGGCGGTGCTGGGCACAGGTCGCGACGAAGAGCGCCTGGCCGAACTGCGTACCGCGATCGGAGATCCCGAGCGGGTCGCGACGCTCGCGGTGGACCTGACCGCCGACGACGCCCCCCAGCGCGTCGTGGCTGCCGCCGTCGAGAGGTGGGGGCATATCGACTTCCTGGTCAACAACGCAGGCGTGGGCAGCCCGAAACCGCTGCACGAGACGGACGACGAATCCCTCGACTACTTCCTGGGATTGATGCTGCGCGCACCGTTCCGCCTGGCCCGCGACGTCATCCCGCACATGGGTCCCGGCTCGGCGATCATCAACGTCACGTCCACGTTCGCCGTCGTCGGCGGCCTGCGCGGCGGCGCATACTCGGCGGCCAAGGGCGGGCTCACCGCGCTCACCACCCACATCGCCTGCCAGTACGGTCCGCAGGGCATCCGCTGCAACGCCGTCGCCCCCGGCGTCACGCTGACGCCGATGGTCGCACACCGCCTGGAGGACGAGCGCTTCCGCAAGATCAACACCGAGATGACCCCGTACCCGCGACTGGGCACGGTGGAGGACCTCGCGGCCACGGTGGCGTTCCTGTGTTCCGACGGCGGCAGTTTCATCAACGGGCAGACCATCGTCGTCGACGGCGGGTGGAGTTCGACCAAGTACCTGTCGGACTTCGCACTGTCCTCGGAGTGGGTGGCGCGCACGTGA
- a CDS encoding AMP-binding protein: MHIQWDEARAADAYARGLWVHRTLADALRDAARDTPDRVVLVDRDCRLTCAVLLEHATALAHSLTARMPARSVVSFMLPNWYEAAVVYLGATLAGMVVNPILPSLRDHELGFLLADADTRMIFIPGQFRGHDYAAMLHRVTATLDRPPEVVVVRGAAAGHTPYPALFDDPPAGTLRAPNPDEVRMVMYTSGTTGRPKGVLHSHNSIYALIAQIRDHWLVEPGDAFLVPSPIAHIGGSIYAFECPLLLGTTAVLMDRWDGDQAVALMSSEHCTHMAGATPFLEQLLAAAERAGTRLPGLKVFICGGASVPPSLIRRAAGYFARAAVSRVYGSTEVPVTTVGACEDPGHAAESDGKPGIADVRLVDGEIRARGPQMLVGYLHPEDDAESFDEDGYFRTGDLGRWDGHHLVVTGRAKDLIIRNGENISPKEIEDLLCAHPGIAEIAVVGVPDERTGERACAVIVPTERPGPDLADLDRALQARGVATFKIPEQVEIWDALPRNDAGKVLKHRIRTALTTQKVE, translated from the coding sequence GTGCACATCCAGTGGGACGAGGCGCGCGCGGCCGACGCGTATGCCCGCGGCCTCTGGGTCCACCGCACACTGGCCGACGCCCTGCGCGACGCCGCGCGGGACACGCCGGATCGGGTGGTCCTGGTCGACCGCGACTGCCGGCTCACGTGCGCGGTGCTGCTCGAACACGCCACCGCCCTGGCGCATTCGCTGACCGCGCGGATGCCTGCGCGCAGCGTCGTGTCGTTCATGCTGCCGAACTGGTACGAGGCCGCTGTGGTCTACCTCGGCGCGACGCTGGCCGGCATGGTGGTCAACCCGATCCTGCCGTCGTTGCGCGACCACGAACTGGGATTCCTGCTCGCCGACGCCGACACCCGGATGATCTTCATCCCCGGACAGTTCCGTGGCCACGACTACGCCGCGATGCTGCACCGGGTCACCGCCACACTGGACCGCCCGCCCGAGGTCGTCGTGGTCCGCGGCGCGGCGGCCGGCCACACCCCGTATCCGGCGCTGTTCGACGATCCGCCGGCCGGGACTCTGCGCGCCCCGAATCCGGATGAGGTGCGGATGGTGATGTACACCTCGGGTACCACCGGCCGCCCGAAAGGCGTTCTCCACAGTCATAATTCGATCTACGCGCTGATCGCGCAGATCCGCGACCACTGGCTGGTGGAGCCGGGCGACGCATTCCTGGTGCCGTCGCCCATCGCGCACATCGGAGGGTCGATCTACGCGTTCGAATGCCCACTGCTGCTGGGCACCACCGCCGTGCTGATGGACCGCTGGGACGGCGACCAGGCCGTCGCGCTGATGTCGTCCGAGCACTGTACGCACATGGCGGGCGCCACCCCGTTCCTCGAACAACTGCTGGCGGCCGCCGAACGCGCGGGCACCAGGTTGCCGGGCCTCAAGGTGTTCATCTGCGGCGGCGCCTCCGTGCCACCGTCGTTGATCCGTCGCGCGGCAGGCTATTTCGCACGCGCCGCGGTCAGCCGCGTCTACGGTTCGACGGAGGTGCCGGTGACCACCGTCGGCGCGTGTGAGGATCCCGGACACGCCGCGGAGTCCGACGGCAAGCCCGGTATCGCCGACGTCCGCCTGGTCGACGGTGAGATCCGCGCGCGGGGACCGCAGATGCTCGTGGGCTACCTCCACCCCGAGGACGACGCCGAATCCTTCGACGAGGACGGCTATTTCCGCACCGGCGACCTGGGCCGGTGGGACGGTCACCACCTCGTCGTCACAGGACGTGCGAAGGACCTCATCATCCGCAACGGGGAGAACATCTCGCCGAAGGAGATCGAGGACCTGCTCTGCGCACACCCCGGCATCGCGGAGATCGCGGTGGTCGGGGTGCCGGATGAGCGCACGGGCGAACGGGCGTGCGCGGTGATCGTTCCGACGGAGCGTCCCGGTCCCGACCTGGCCGACCTGGACAGGGCGCTGCAGGCCCGCGGGGTGGCGACGTTCAAGATCCCGGAGCAGGTGGAGATCTGGGATGCATTGCCGCGCAACGATGCCGGCAAAGTGCTCAAGCACCGGATTCGTACGGCGCTGACGACCCAGAAGGTGGAGTGA
- a CDS encoding GntR family transcriptional regulator: MTTTHPEHRYLQVARALRKEIVDGVYPVGSQLPTEHELCERFAVSRFTIREALRRLREDNLVTSRPRAGTLVVPRPSGNTYAQDVMSIDDLLAFAAGAQFTIESNTTVTVDAELAARTRLTQGSEWLAVHGYRQADATSPPICRTEYYINRAFAAVGRLLPRHTGPIFPLIEDLFGVSVVEVHQEIAAVVLSAELADKLGVQSGGAALQMQRTYVTSDGEVAQVTVNTHPSASYRHSMTMRRVKG, translated from the coding sequence ATGACGACCACCCACCCGGAGCACCGCTACCTGCAGGTGGCGCGCGCGCTGCGCAAGGAGATCGTCGACGGCGTCTACCCGGTCGGGTCCCAGCTGCCCACTGAACACGAACTGTGCGAACGATTCGCGGTGAGCCGCTTCACCATTCGCGAGGCGCTGCGCCGGCTGCGCGAAGACAACCTGGTGACGTCGCGGCCGCGCGCGGGCACCCTGGTGGTACCCCGTCCGTCGGGTAACACCTACGCCCAGGACGTGATGTCGATCGACGATCTGTTGGCGTTCGCCGCCGGCGCACAGTTCACCATCGAGTCGAACACCACCGTGACCGTCGACGCCGAACTCGCGGCGAGGACGCGGCTGACCCAGGGGTCCGAATGGCTGGCGGTGCACGGCTATCGACAGGCCGACGCCACCTCGCCACCGATCTGCCGTACGGAGTACTACATCAACCGCGCGTTCGCCGCGGTGGGCCGACTGCTCCCCCGCCACACCGGCCCGATCTTCCCGCTGATCGAGGATCTGTTCGGGGTGAGCGTGGTCGAGGTGCACCAGGAGATCGCCGCGGTCGTGCTGTCCGCGGAGCTCGCCGACAAGTTGGGCGTCCAATCCGGCGGCGCCGCACTGCAGATGCAGCGCACCTACGTCACCTCCGACGGTGAAGTCGCGCAGGTCACCGTCAACACCCACCCGTCGGCGAGCTACCGGCATTCGATGACGATGCGCCGGGTCAAGGGCTGA